In uncultured Bacteroides sp., one genomic interval encodes:
- a CDS encoding ABC transporter ATP-binding protein: protein MKERKNNNSSLFALLKPYAKMNGMMLAFALLSNVINLILPKIISKTIDGLSKGEIDFNLIAILFLGASFLISVFTLLQNVVQTYTAEKVAQDTRSTLSDKILRQSFAYIQQANPSKLLTNLTSDIDSVKQFVSQAVVSIISSIFVIIGVIILLFSINWQLTTAILIIIPAISGAFYFTMRKAKPKFKKSREAIDNLNLVINESILGSMLIRIMNAQQKEYNKFINSNIEARNIGLSIVALFSTLIPIISFIADASILITVLLGGHFVISDSMTLGDFAAFNSYLSILFFPIMVIGFMSNIISQASVSYKRVKDVLEAPETVEEGKITGEITGNIEVDNVSVIYNGKPALKDISFSVNAGSRIAVIGPTAAGKSQLLYALTGLITPNFGTIKFDDNEVNQYNAETFHSQVGFVFQDSIIFNVNIRENIAFSNQVTEESLEKAIDTAELRDFVNNLPNKLDTMASERGTSLSGGQKQRIMLARALALNPKVLLLDDFTARVDNKTEKKILKNIEENYPGITLISISQKVSSIKDFDQIVLIMEGELIAKGTHQELINNCTEYIQIYNSQKSTHFYEL from the coding sequence ATGAAAGAAAGAAAAAATAATAATTCAAGTTTGTTTGCCTTACTGAAACCCTATGCAAAAATGAACGGCATGATGCTGGCATTTGCATTGTTAAGTAATGTAATCAATCTGATTCTCCCTAAAATTATATCAAAAACAATAGACGGACTATCAAAAGGAGAAATAGATTTCAATCTGATAGCCATTCTTTTTCTGGGAGCTTCATTCTTAATAAGTGTATTTACATTATTGCAAAATGTGGTACAGACATACACGGCAGAAAAGGTTGCCCAGGATACCCGCAGCACATTATCGGACAAGATTTTGCGACAAAGCTTTGCATATATACAGCAAGCCAACCCGTCAAAACTACTAACAAATCTAACTTCAGATATAGATTCCGTGAAGCAGTTTGTTTCACAGGCGGTAGTTTCTATTATCTCATCCATATTTGTAATTATTGGAGTTATTATATTGCTGTTCAGCATTAACTGGCAGCTAACTACAGCCATTCTTATAATTATTCCGGCAATTTCGGGTGCATTTTATTTCACCATGCGAAAGGCTAAGCCTAAGTTTAAAAAGAGCCGGGAAGCTATTGACAATCTGAATCTGGTTATCAATGAAAGTATTCTTGGGTCAATGCTTATACGTATAATGAATGCCCAACAAAAGGAATACAACAAGTTTATCAATTCCAATATCGAAGCCCGGAATATAGGACTTTCTATTGTGGCACTCTTCTCCACCCTGATTCCGATAATATCATTCATTGCAGATGCATCCATACTTATAACAGTATTGCTGGGAGGACATTTTGTAATAAGCGATAGTATGACTCTGGGAGATTTTGCAGCATTCAACAGCTACCTATCCATTCTGTTTTTTCCGATTATGGTAATAGGATTTATGAGTAATATTATTTCTCAGGCCAGTGTTTCATATAAGAGAGTTAAGGATGTACTCGAAGCTCCTGAAACAGTTGAAGAAGGTAAAATCACAGGTGAAATAACCGGAAATATCGAAGTAGACAATGTTTCTGTTATCTATAATGGTAAACCAGCATTGAAAGATATTTCATTCTCTGTCAATGCAGGTAGTCGCATTGCTGTTATCGGGCCTACGGCTGCAGGTAAAAGTCAATTGTTATATGCATTAACCGGACTAATTACACCTAATTTCGGAACAATCAAGTTCGACGATAACGAGGTTAACCAATACAATGCGGAAACGTTTCACAGTCAGGTAGGATTTGTTTTTCAGGATAGTATCATTTTTAATGTGAACATTCGTGAAAACATAGCTTTCAGCAATCAGGTTACAGAAGAATCTCTAGAGAAAGCCATTGATACTGCCGAACTGAGAGACTTTGTAAATAATCTCCCAAATAAACTTGATACAATGGCCAGCGAACGGGGAACCAGTCTTTCCGGTGGACAAAAGCAGCGAATTATGTTGGCTCGTGCATTAGCTCTTAACCCCAAAGTGCTTCTTCTCGATGATTTTACTGCGAGAGTAGACAACAAAACCGAGAAGAAAATATTAAAGAACATCGAAGAAAATTATCCGGGAATTACCCTTATATCTATCTCGCAGAAAGTTTCGTCCATTAAAGATTTCGACCAGATTGTGCTTATCATGGAAGGTGAATTGATAGCAAAAGGCACTCACCAGGAACTAATAAATAATTGCACAGAGTATATTCAGATATATAACTCTCAGAAAAGTACCCATTTTTATGAACTATAA
- a CDS encoding GNAT family N-acetyltransferase, translating to MMISLETKRLRIQPLTLDQFGLLIKGIDEIERELLLTPSHEPLDEHTQKAMEWLYNEALKYPEEYLWLTNWQIILKSENKSIGSADFKNLPGDNGEVEIGYGINHDYEGKGYMTETLEAMCKWAFEQKGIKCVIAETEKENYASQRVLQKCGMEKYKETDTGLWWKLENKSCF from the coding sequence ATGATGATAAGTTTAGAAACTAAACGTTTGCGCATTCAACCTTTGACTCTCGACCAATTTGGGTTGCTAATTAAGGGGATCGATGAAATAGAGAGAGAACTGCTGTTAACTCCTTCGCATGAACCACTTGATGAACATACTCAAAAGGCAATGGAGTGGCTATATAATGAAGCGCTAAAATATCCGGAAGAGTATTTGTGGTTAACCAACTGGCAGATTATTCTGAAATCGGAGAATAAATCTATAGGGAGTGCCGATTTTAAAAACTTGCCGGGAGATAACGGAGAGGTTGAAATAGGTTATGGTATAAATCACGATTACGAAGGAAAGGGATATATGACTGAAACTCTGGAAGCTATGTGTAAATGGGCTTTCGAACAGAAAGGAATTAAATGTGTGATAGCAGAAACTGAAAAAGAAAATTATGCATCACAAAGAGTTTTACAGAAATGTGGAATGGAAAAATATAAGGAAACTGATACTGGATTGTGGTGGAAACTGGAAAATAAATCTTGTTTTTAA
- a CDS encoding DUF5695 domain-containing protein: MNLKLLAFALVAVVSLYSSAQNIESVIDDETGAVKQLSIANDVRNMNWVLSTDGSQYAWIGKHYGWGLGSFTIKTPDKSSLFSWQKPIEIKKEGNVTVVIYMAGNIRISVERKPVNGDLLEKYTFTNTGKKKVTLTDIEINTPFNDNYPDAKTCFDARTNAHIWTGGSAAYVNAMHMSGRAPHLGLVLTSGSVTGYEIKERQREKGMSNTRGVIVLNPESITLKPKKNYVLSWRIFSHQGEADFYAQALKRGTVLGRSKQYVYQKYEILSVEFESEAALQHPFVTINGEKMGIQRSGNKIIAQIPSITEGEMNFELNYNKGKRTQISCFVISGEEELLKKRADFIIKHQQMNDKNDARYGAYMVYDNEKNEIFLNNTPSVSSSDRDEGRERLGMGVFLALQYQRTKDPQIKESLLKYANFVRKLQDKDGNTRSRIDHSGRNRAYNYPWVANFYLEMFNITGEKQFLMDSYKTMRAMYRNFGHGFYAIDIPVKAYSMLKNNQFTSEADSLMSDYRLTADNYLSNGCFYPRSEVNYEQSIVAPAIIHLLRMYEVTKEQKYLDGAKEQLPLLEAFAGLQPSYHLNDIAIRHWDGYWFGKREFWGDVFPHYWSTLSALAYSLYAECTEDLSYQKRAENIIRNNLCLFFEDGKASCAFIYPNKVNGKKAHFYDPFANDQDWALVYYYLVNNNNLNFKLSRL; this comes from the coding sequence ATGAACCTTAAATTGCTTGCTTTTGCATTAGTTGCTGTAGTCTCTTTATATTCGTCGGCACAGAATATAGAATCAGTTATTGACGATGAAACGGGGGCTGTAAAACAGCTATCTATAGCTAATGATGTGCGTAATATGAACTGGGTTCTTTCAACGGATGGTTCTCAATACGCCTGGATTGGCAAACATTATGGCTGGGGATTAGGTAGCTTTACTATAAAAACACCTGATAAGAGTTCTCTGTTTTCCTGGCAAAAGCCAATTGAGATTAAGAAAGAAGGTAATGTTACGGTTGTTATTTATATGGCTGGAAATATAAGAATCAGTGTTGAACGTAAACCGGTTAACGGTGATTTATTAGAAAAATATACTTTTACTAATACAGGAAAGAAGAAAGTTACATTGACTGATATCGAAATCAATACTCCTTTTAATGATAATTATCCTGATGCAAAGACCTGCTTTGATGCTCGCACAAATGCTCATATATGGACGGGTGGAAGTGCTGCTTATGTAAATGCTATGCACATGAGCGGACGTGCGCCACACCTGGGATTGGTATTGACCAGTGGTTCTGTAACTGGTTATGAAATAAAAGAACGTCAGCGCGAGAAAGGAATGTCGAATACCAGAGGGGTAATTGTTCTTAATCCGGAATCAATAACTTTAAAACCTAAAAAGAATTACGTACTTTCCTGGAGAATTTTTTCACATCAGGGAGAGGCTGATTTCTATGCACAAGCTTTGAAACGTGGCACAGTGTTAGGAAGGAGTAAGCAGTACGTTTATCAGAAATATGAAATTCTTTCAGTTGAGTTCGAAAGTGAGGCCGCTTTGCAGCATCCCTTTGTTACCATTAATGGAGAGAAAATGGGAATTCAGCGAAGTGGTAATAAGATTATAGCTCAAATACCTTCAATAACGGAAGGGGAGATGAATTTTGAACTGAACTATAATAAAGGTAAACGAACTCAGATTTCTTGTTTTGTTATATCCGGCGAAGAAGAGCTTCTAAAAAAACGAGCTGATTTTATTATTAAGCATCAGCAGATGAATGATAAGAATGATGCCAGATATGGTGCCTATATGGTGTATGACAATGAAAAGAATGAAATCTTTCTGAATAATACTCCTTCTGTTAGTAGCAGTGACCGTGACGAAGGGCGTGAACGTTTGGGGATGGGAGTGTTTCTGGCTTTGCAATATCAGCGGACTAAAGATCCGCAAATAAAGGAATCACTACTGAAATATGCCAATTTTGTAAGAAAACTGCAGGATAAGGATGGGAATACCAGGTCGCGTATTGATCATTCAGGGCGCAATCGTGCATATAACTATCCGTGGGTAGCTAATTTTTATCTGGAAATGTTTAACATAACCGGAGAAAAGCAATTTCTCATGGATTCATATAAAACCATGCGGGCTATGTATCGTAACTTTGGTCATGGCTTTTATGCAATTGATATTCCGGTAAAAGCATATTCAATGCTAAAGAATAATCAGTTTACTTCGGAAGCGGATAGTTTAATGAGCGATTACAGGCTGACGGCAGATAATTATCTGAGTAATGGTTGTTTTTATCCGCGTAGTGAGGTTAATTATGAGCAGAGCATTGTTGCACCAGCTATAATTCATCTTCTTCGTATGTATGAAGTGACTAAAGAACAGAAGTATCTGGATGGAGCCAAAGAACAACTACCTTTACTGGAGGCTTTTGCCGGATTGCAACCAAGTTATCATTTGAATGATATTGCTATACGGCACTGGGATGGTTACTGGTTTGGCAAACGTGAATTCTGGGGAGATGTATTTCCTCATTACTGGAGCACTTTGTCGGCTTTGGCATACAGTCTTTATGCTGAATGTACCGAAGATCTGTCTTATCAGAAACGTGCCGAAAATATTATTCGCAATAATCTGTGCCTATTTTTTGAAGATGGAAAGGCTTCATGCGCTTTTATCTATCCCAATAAAGTTAACGGTAAAAAAGCGCACTTCTATGATCCTTTTGCTAATGATCAGGACTGGGCTTTGGTTTATTATTATCTTGTAAACAATAACAATTTAAATTTCAAACTTTCCCGACTATAA
- a CDS encoding two-component regulator propeller domain-containing protein, with product MKKRHILIFAISILLIPFQLKANTFSFRHYKVEDGLAFNTVRSIIQDRRGFMWIGTEDGLNRFDGYTFKEFRSKANSKNSIGSNYVGTLLEDSNGDIWIGTDNGVYIYHPTTEKFIRLETKTNKGVICSSSINNIVEDKLKNIWLSTYGQGIFCYNLNSGKLEQFNVINEGSAKSNYNFINYIYVDHNNLVWAAPKTPSSPLIFFNRPKKQFQIVPLKLNSTKKNTFSVYKIFEDSQNNFWLGTWDKGLCKLDIKSKKVTSYLSPQSPGGIIHIHEINEYKPNLLLIGSDDGLSLFNSKTLQHQLLTSSETNPSSISDNFVYPIFKDREGGIWIGTYFGGVNYVSPNNGLFERYTHSKYVNSVNGNVISRFTEDRNGNIWIASDDGGLNVFNTQTGYFSAYMPQKGKNSISYHNVHALSWDDDKLWIGTYSGGLNVLDTKTGIFKYYNAEEANPKTLDGGSIYAIYKDKEKRMWVASMSGANLYNRKTDNFTRVKHFNATTIDITQDNKGLLWFATQGKGLFRLNPKTNQWRNYSTLTEQGKSVPCSQMNCLRVDHKGQLWLGTSCGLCKYDYAKDIFTIIPLNIPSNTICCIIEDNNNLWLTTSKGLVRYNTIGGAYQVFTQSDGLLSDLFMFNSGFKSSKGKIYIGTANGFNAFCPKKVVANKCLPPVAITNLEIYNKDVEIEEDGPLTKAISSMDQIDLSYKDNVFSLSYVALSYSTPEKNMYAYKLEGFDKEWNHVNRQHKATYTNLPAGEYIFRVRASNNDGLWNNEGTSVKIVIHPPFWLTTGFKILYIILIAGGIVFLLRSINQRSERKHKEKIKELNQEKEKELYDAKISFFTMIAHEIRTPVSLIIGPLEKIMNAGFNIPEKISNDLNIIERNSQRLLLLVNQLLDFRKAEQGSLTISFTKQNIHDLLLYTFDRFKPMLEQKGVEFIFNCPDKKLEADIDQEALTKIVSNLLTNAMKFTESRIELSCVLYPDTNTFRIKVTDNGPGISDQEKEKIFLPFYQISSNTKPGTGIGLSLVKTLVDAHNGTISVEDAEGKGVSFVINLPIKNALSGKNNNSSAKPVSMPDLKSTINSSEQNIEIAPSANKEKPLLLIVEDNADMRNFLQDSFSTEYQIITAEDGIDGLEKLKTCEASLIISDLMMPRMDGLEFCSALRNNILLSHIPVVLLTAKTDLNSKIEGMNCGADAYIEKPFSINFLKAQIKNLIESRKKLRQKFSELPFVPLKSIAGNNADEEFLTRMNTIIEKNISNVDFSIDSLAEQLCISRSGLFAKIKTLAEITPNELIQVVRLKKAAELLTENKYRINEIAYMVGFNNPSYFSKCFQKQFGIRPGDFINKKES from the coding sequence ATGAAGAAACGACATATCTTAATTTTCGCAATATCTATTTTACTAATCCCGTTCCAACTTAAAGCTAACACTTTTAGTTTTCGTCATTATAAAGTCGAAGATGGATTAGCTTTCAATACAGTAAGAAGTATTATTCAGGACCGAAGAGGCTTTATGTGGATTGGCACAGAAGATGGTCTTAATCGTTTCGATGGATACACATTTAAAGAATTCCGGAGTAAAGCAAACAGCAAAAATTCGATTGGCAGTAACTATGTCGGTACACTGCTTGAAGATAGTAATGGGGATATATGGATAGGAACTGATAATGGAGTTTATATCTATCATCCCACAACCGAAAAGTTTATCCGGTTAGAAACCAAAACCAACAAAGGTGTTATCTGTTCGTCTTCCATTAATAATATTGTGGAAGACAAGCTAAAAAATATATGGCTGTCGACTTATGGTCAGGGAATTTTCTGTTATAACCTGAATTCCGGGAAATTAGAGCAATTTAATGTAATAAATGAAGGTTCTGCAAAAAGCAACTACAATTTCATCAATTATATTTATGTTGATCACAACAATCTTGTATGGGCTGCCCCCAAAACACCCAGCAGTCCTCTAATCTTCTTTAATCGTCCCAAAAAACAATTTCAAATAGTCCCTTTAAAGTTAAACAGTACGAAAAAGAATACATTTTCCGTCTACAAGATTTTCGAAGATTCACAGAATAACTTTTGGTTAGGAACATGGGATAAAGGATTGTGTAAACTTGACATAAAAAGTAAGAAAGTAACTAGCTACTTATCTCCACAATCTCCCGGAGGAATTATACATATTCACGAAATAAATGAATATAAGCCCAACTTATTGCTTATAGGCTCTGATGATGGATTAAGTCTTTTCAACTCAAAGACTCTGCAGCATCAGTTGCTTACATCAAGCGAAACAAATCCTTCATCCATTTCCGATAACTTTGTTTATCCCATCTTCAAAGATCGTGAAGGAGGTATCTGGATAGGAACGTATTTTGGTGGAGTGAATTATGTTTCTCCAAACAACGGATTGTTTGAACGTTATACCCACTCCAAATATGTAAATTCAGTAAATGGCAATGTCATCAGTCGATTTACGGAGGATAGAAATGGTAATATATGGATTGCTTCTGATGATGGCGGACTGAATGTTTTCAATACTCAAACAGGATATTTCTCTGCTTATATGCCTCAAAAGGGTAAAAACAGTATTTCTTACCATAATGTTCATGCTCTATCCTGGGATGATGATAAACTATGGATCGGAACTTATTCCGGAGGACTTAATGTGCTCGATACCAAAACCGGCATTTTTAAATATTATAATGCAGAAGAAGCTAATCCTAAGACACTTGATGGCGGAAGTATCTATGCGATCTATAAAGACAAAGAAAAAAGAATGTGGGTGGCCAGCATGTCTGGAGCAAATCTTTATAACCGTAAAACAGATAATTTTACCCGCGTAAAACATTTTAATGCCACTACCATTGACATAACACAAGATAATAAAGGACTGTTATGGTTTGCCACTCAGGGAAAAGGTTTGTTCAGACTAAATCCCAAAACGAATCAATGGCGTAACTACAGCACCCTAACAGAACAGGGAAAATCTGTACCATGTAGTCAAATGAACTGTTTACGCGTTGATCATAAAGGACAACTATGGCTTGGAACCTCCTGCGGTCTATGCAAATATGATTATGCTAAAGATATTTTCACCATAATTCCTCTCAATATTCCAAGCAATACTATTTGCTGTATAATTGAAGACAATAACAATCTTTGGCTAACTACATCCAAAGGACTAGTCCGGTATAATACAATTGGCGGAGCATATCAGGTTTTTACTCAAAGTGATGGATTATTAAGTGATCTTTTCATGTTTAATTCAGGCTTTAAAAGTTCAAAAGGTAAAATTTATATTGGAACAGCCAATGGCTTTAATGCTTTTTGTCCAAAGAAAGTTGTAGCTAATAAATGTCTGCCTCCCGTTGCTATCACTAATCTGGAAATATATAACAAAGATGTTGAAATAGAAGAAGACGGACCGCTGACTAAAGCAATCAGTTCAATGGATCAGATTGATTTATCCTATAAAGATAATGTATTCAGCCTTAGTTACGTGGCATTAAGTTACAGCACTCCAGAGAAGAATATGTACGCCTATAAGTTAGAAGGATTCGACAAAGAATGGAACCATGTAAACAGACAACACAAAGCAACTTACACAAACTTACCAGCAGGCGAGTATATTTTCCGTGTAAGAGCTTCCAACAATGATGGACTTTGGAATAATGAAGGAACGTCTGTAAAAATCGTAATCCATCCTCCATTCTGGCTCACTACCGGCTTTAAAATTCTATATATTATTCTTATAGCCGGAGGTATCGTCTTTTTATTAAGAAGCATTAATCAACGTAGCGAAAGGAAACACAAAGAGAAGATTAAAGAATTAAATCAGGAAAAAGAAAAGGAACTATATGATGCCAAGATTAGTTTCTTTACAATGATAGCACATGAAATACGTACCCCGGTTTCGCTTATTATCGGACCACTTGAGAAAATAATGAATGCTGGTTTTAATATTCCCGAAAAGATTTCCAATGATCTGAATATCATAGAGCGTAACAGCCAGCGATTGCTGTTACTGGTAAATCAACTGCTCGACTTCCGCAAAGCTGAGCAAGGATCTCTTACTATCTCTTTTACAAAACAGAATATTCACGATCTGCTGCTTTACACATTCGATAGATTTAAACCAATGCTGGAACAAAAAGGCGTTGAATTTATATTCAATTGTCCTGATAAAAAGCTGGAAGCAGATATCGATCAGGAAGCACTGACTAAAATTGTAAGCAATCTGCTTACCAACGCAATGAAATTTACCGAAAGCAGAATTGAACTTTCATGCGTCTTATATCCGGATACCAATACATTCAGAATAAAGGTTACCGACAATGGACCAGGTATTTCCGATCAGGAGAAAGAGAAAATATTCCTTCCTTTCTATCAGATATCATCCAATACAAAACCTGGAACAGGAATCGGTCTTTCATTGGTAAAGACACTTGTCGATGCCCATAACGGAACTATTTCTGTTGAAGATGCGGAAGGTAAAGGCGTTTCGTTTGTTATTAATTTACCAATTAAGAACGCACTGTCCGGCAAAAATAACAACAGTTCAGCGAAACCTGTTTCCATGCCCGATTTAAAAAGCACCATTAACAGTTCTGAGCAAAACATTGAAATAGCCCCATCTGCCAATAAAGAGAAACCATTACTGCTTATTGTAGAAGACAATGCCGATATGCGCAACTTCCTGCAAGATAGTTTCTCTACCGAATATCAGATTATAACAGCCGAAGATGGTATAGATGGCTTGGAAAAACTTAAGACCTGTGAAGCGAGCCTTATTATCAGCGACTTAATGATGCCACGCATGGATGGTCTGGAATTCTGTTCTGCTCTACGAAACAATATTCTACTGAGCCATATCCCTGTGGTATTGCTTACGGCAAAAACAGATCTTAATTCAAAGATTGAAGGTATGAATTGTGGTGCGGATGCATACATAGAAAAGCCCTTTTCTATTAATTTCTTGAAAGCTCAGATTAAAAACCTGATTGAATCCAGAAAGAAACTGCGCCAAAAGTTCTCAGAGTTGCCATTTGTTCCACTCAAAAGTATTGCCGGGAATAATGCTGACGAAGAATTTCTAACCAGAATGAATACTATTATTGAAAAGAACATATCAAATGTAGATTTCTCAATCGATTCACTGGCAGAGCAGTTATGTATTAGCCGTTCAGGACTTTTCGCCAAAATAAAGACGTTGGCAGAAATCACTCCTAACGAGCTTATTCAGGTTGTTCGATTAAAGAAGGCTGCTGAGTTACTTACTGAAAATAAATACCGGATAAATGAAATTGCTTATATGGTTGGATTCAATAACCCATCCTATTTCTCCAAATGTTTCCAGAAACAATTCGGTATTCGTCCAGGAGATTTCATTAATAAGAAAGAGAGCTGA